ATGGGTATGGGAATGCCAGCAGCCTTTTCCGATCTTTCGGCTGATTTTTCTGGTATGGACGGCTCAACAAAACTCAAGATCGGCAATGTTATCCATAAGACATTTATAGAGGTAGATGAAGAGGGGACCGAAGCTGCTGGTGCAACAGCTGTATTGATGATTAAAAAGACCTCAGTAAAGGAAACTAAAAAACCTATAATCTTTCGAGCTGATCGTCCCTTTATAATCATAATTCAGCACAATAAAACAGGAGCTATAATGTTTATAGGAAGGGTATTTGATCCAAGTAGGTAATTGATAAGACTATTAAAATACACCAAAAATCCCTTAGGATCATAAGAATATCCATAAGACCTAATTATCATTGACTTTTTACACTACATTGACTAATCTGATTTAATCTTATTATCAAGCAGGTAGAAGATGAAAAAATTACCAATAGGGATTTCTACTTTTAGAACAATTATCGAAGAAAATTATGTTTACGTTGATAAGACCAAAGAGGCGTATGAGCTAATAGAGAATGGCCAGTATTATTTCCTCTCCCGCCCCCGAAGGTTTGGGAAGTCTCTGTTTTTGGATACGTTGAGGTCTATATTTGAGGGTAAAAAGGAGCTTTTTGAAGGGCTTTATATATATGACAAGTGGGATTGGTCTAAAAAATATCCAGTTATAAGGATAAGCTTTAATACAGGGGATTACACCTCCAAAGAGGGTTTGCATCAGAGGATATATGAGATCTTAAGGGCCAATCAGAGAGATCTGGGTGTAGTTTGTGGAGATGATCTATCATTATCTGGATGTTTTGAGGAACTTATTTATCTATGTTACAAGA
The Calditerrivibrio sp. DNA segment above includes these coding regions:
- a CDS encoding AAA family ATPase — its product is MKKLPIGISTFRTIIEENYVYVDKTKEAYELIENGQYYFLSRPRRFGKSLFLDTLRSIFEGKKELFEGLYIYDKWDWSKKYPVIRISFNTGDYTSKEGLHQRIYEILRANQRDLGVVCGDDLSLSGCFEELIYLCYK